In Rosa chinensis cultivar Old Blush chromosome 1, RchiOBHm-V2, whole genome shotgun sequence, a genomic segment contains:
- the LOC112193001 gene encoding ATP-dependent DNA helicase SRS2-like protein At4g25120 isoform X1, with protein sequence MSKENGQIHGGGGLTEEQRNRISRNYRAAKALLDRKRSRNDAVSPDAHFPHSKFRTPTQLNRRAPLAELTVNTPSPFSVNRCNSAVSESSTGSYCESSSSVITRIEDSFTTPIRLPQFCTPVDSFSAATGILDDDDDFDESVLQEIDALIEQKTLQVQRDVNVNGSVVARVISGGEGDSTGHGLPSMPDEYLKYLQSLNDRQREAACSDIATPLMIAAGPGSGKTSTMVGRVLMLLNEGISASNILAMTFTIAAASEMRERIAKVAGKAAAKELTISTFHSFSLQLCRLHAEKLERTPEFLIYGHGQQRRAIIEAVRLSENGKSWPKHNVGMDSEESNGLTSPHHFKDASKKWLKFVTQAKASGKTPAEYSKMGNEIGAEILGNYNDILKSCNALDYHDLISCSVKLLMDFPEVLKESQDSWKAIVIDEFQDTSAMQYSLLRILASHNHITIVGDDDQSIFSFNGADISGFDSFRKDFPIYKEIRLNKNYRSTRYIVEAASCVIKNNKNRCQLKNVDTDNSSGSKIVIKECHNEDAQCAFVVDKILETTSNQSNVKCSFGNIAILYRRQVSGKVFQTAFRERKIPFNVHGVAVYRKKVVRAIIAMLRTTLPGCDDGSYRRVFKALLPFEKEEKKKVIDYIDKISTARKFSFISAAGEIFSAKVSGNLKRPQLTQGRKVLLTLEMISKLVHREQSISAVITSVANMVPQKYLLEQRAIVDVDGGKLLNEDNDMRSVLQYLLDDISDFLSTHFAAAEGEREVVEGDKGCLNLLKAFIDYISERESENFRSRRHDNETSVTLTTIHQSKGLEWDIVFIIKVNECEIPLLHEFNGSAKENGASIEEERRLLYVAMTRARTKLFILYVLTDSNWQMLQPSRFLREIPNHLREEQADIKKQDLQSKHHDISKGTTGLSADLRPNIRPSEEDVVQNDFHPSKIDEASTELTEFVEANFGTGFLKRFCVDERSIISHLFNEWAKKQAFQHPKRLLDKVGFVIDERLRVKNYKHKDVLRLLKSYLKGDDAFQYAEYVLRWQKIPADQRAHMMREKQEHFQKLRIENSMGSSAPTPKQISYLQSLGCTVAPTSRLHASRLIEQYKSL encoded by the exons ATGTCCAAAGAAAACGGTCAAATCCACGGCGGAGGCGGACTCACGGAGGAGCAAAGAAACCGAATTTCTCGGAATTACAGAGCCGCCAAGGCTCTTCTCGACCGTAAACGCTCTCGTAACGACGCCGTTTCGCCTGATGCGCACTTCCCTCACAGCAA ATTCCGAACTCCTACTCAGCTTAATCGGCGAGCTCCTCTTGCTGAGCTAACGGTAAATACTCCATCTCCATTTTCTGTGAATCGCTGCAACTCAGCAGTTTCTGAATCCAGCACCGGTTCATATTGTGAGAGCTCAAGCTCAGTCATTACTCGGATTGAAGATTCGTTCACTACTCCGATCAGGCTACCGCAGTTTTGTACTCCAGTTGATTCTTTCTCGGCGGCGACCGGAATTCTGGACGACGACGATGATTTCGATGAGAGTGTTTTGCAGGAGATTGACGCTTTGATCGAGCAGAAAACTCTACAAGTTCAGCGTGATGTTAATGTGAATGGTTCTGTGGTGGCGCGTGTGATTAGTGGCGGTGAAGGTGATTCTACTGGCCATGGATTACCGAGCATGCCGGATGAGTACTTGAAGTATTTACAGTCTCTCAATGACCGGCAACGCGAAGCAGCTTGTAGTGACATTGCAACACCATTGATGATTGCTGCAGGACCTGGAAGTGGAAAGACCTCAACTATGGTTGGGCGTGTTCTAATGCTGCTTAATGAG GGGATTAGTGCATCCAACATTCTAGCAATGACTTTCACTATAGCAGCAGCTTCCGAGATGAGAGAGCGCATTGCAAAGGTGGCTGGGAAAGCAGCGGCAAAAGAACTTACAATCAGCACCTTTCATTCATTTTCATTGCAGCTTTGTCGATTACATGCAGAGAA ACTTGAGCGCACACCAGAGTTCTTAATATATGGACATGGACAACAGAGAAGAGCAATTATTGAAGCTGTGCGGTTATCAGAAAATGGAAAGAGTTGGCCGAAACATAATGTCGGCATGGACAGTGAAGAGTCTAATGGTTTAACTTCTCCTCATCACTTTAAGGATGCGTCAAAGAAATGGCTGAAATTTGTAACTCAG GCCAAAGCTTCTGGAAAGACTCCTGCAGAATACAGTAAAATGGGCAATGAGATAGGG GCTGAGATTCTTGGAAACTACAATGATATCTTAAAATCTTGCAATGCCTTGGACTACCATGACTTGATTAGCTGCTCTGTGAAGCTGCTCATGGATTTTCCTGAAG TGTTAAAGGAGAGCCAGGATTCATGGAAAGCCATTGTCATAGATGAGTTTCAAGACACAAGTGCTATGCAATATAGTCTTTTGCGGATTCTTGCCTCTCACAACCACATAACCATTGTTGGAGATGATGATCAA TCGATTTTCAGTTTCAATGGAGCAGACATTTCTGGATTTGATTCCTTCCGTAAGGATTTCCCCATTTACAAAGAG ATTAGACTCAATAAAAACTATCGGTCTACACGCTATATTGTGGAAGCTGCATCATGTGTCATAAAAAACAATAAGAACAGATGTCAGCTAAAGAATGTTGACACTGACAACTCTTCTGGATCCAAG ATTGTTATCAAAGAATGCCACAATGAGGATGCACAATGTGCCTTTGTTGTTGACAAGATCTTGGAGACcacatctaaccaatcaaatgTAAAGTGCTCATTCGGAAACATCGCAATCCTTTACCGGAGGCAG GTATCAGGAAAAGTCTTCCAAACAGCCTTTCGTGAAAGGAAAATACCTTTTAATGTTCATGGAGTAGCAGTTTATCGGAAGAAG GTAGTTAGAGCCATTATTGCTATGCTTAGAACAACTTTGCCTGGTTGTGATGATGGATCATATCGCCGAGTCTTCAAGGCTTTACTTCCTTTtgagaaagaggaaaagaagaag gtgattgattacattgacaAAATTTCTACCGCCAGAAAATTCAGCTTCATATCAGCTGCTGGTGAAATTTTCAGTGCAAAAGTTTCTGGGAACTTGAAGAG GCCTCAGCTTACTCAAGGACGCAAGGTGCTGTTGACATTAGAGATGATTTCAAAACTCGTTCACAGG GAACAATCAATTTCAGCTGTCATAACCTCAGTGGCGAACATGGTACCACAG AAATACCTTCTGGAGCAGCGTGCTATCGTCGATGTTGATGGTGGGAAGTTGCTAAATGAAGACAATGACATGAGATCT GTTCTTCAGTACCTACTGGATGATATATCTGATTTTCTATCCACTCATTTTGCTGCGGCAGAAGGGGAGAGAGAAGTTGTAGAAGGAGATAAAGGATGTCTTAATTTACTCAAAGCTTTCATTGACTACATATCTGAGCGGGAGAGTGAAAACTTTCGCTCCCGAAGACATGACAATGAAACTTCTGTTACCTTAACTACCATCCATCAG TCAAAAGGTTTAGAATGGGACATTGTTTTCATAATTAAG GTAAATGAATGTGAGATACCGTTGTTGCATGAATTCAATGGTAGTGCAAAAGAGAATGGGGCGTCCATTGAG GAGGAAAGACGCCTATTATATGTTGCAATGACTCGTGCTCGAACAAAACTTTTCATTCTTTATGTTTTGACGGATTCCAATTGGCAG ATGCTTCAACCTTCACGGTTTCTCAGAGAAATTCCAAATCATCTTCGAGAAGAACAG GCTGACATAAAAAAGCAAGATTTACAGTCAAAGCATCATGACATTTCAAAAGGAACTACTGGGTTGTCGGCTGATCTACGACCAAACATTCGACCCTCTGAAGAAGATGTGGTGCAGAATGATTTTCACCCTAGCAAAATTGATGAAGCTTCTACAGAGTTGACTGAATTTGTGGAGGCAAACTTTGGAACTGGTTTCTTAAAAAG ATTCTGTGTGGACGAGAGATCAATTATCTCACATTTATTTAATGAGTGGGCTAAGAAGCAAGCATTTCAACATCCTAAGAGGTTGCTTGACAAG GTGGGTTTTGTAATAGATGAACGTCTGCGAGTCAAGAACTACAAACACAAG GATGTGTTGCGCTTGCTGAAGTCTTACCTGAAAGGTGACGATGCATTTCAATATGCGGAATAC GTTTTAAGATGGCAGAAAATACCTGCTGATCAACGTGCTCATATGATGCGGGAAAAGCAG GAGCATTTCCAGAAGTTAAGGATTGAGAACTCAATGGGTTCATCTGCACCAACACCGAAACAG ATTTCTTATCTGCAAAGTTTGGGTTGCACCGTGGCTCCGACGTCGCGCCTCCATGCTTCTCGTTTGATTGAGCAGTACAAGTCACTGTGA
- the LOC112193001 gene encoding ATP-dependent DNA helicase SRS2-like protein At4g25120 isoform X2: MSKENGQIHGGGGLTEEQRNRISRNYRAAKALLDRKRSRNDAVSPDAHFPHSKFRTPTQLNRRAPLAELTVNTPSPFSVNRCNSAVSESSTGSYCESSSSVITRIEDSFTTPIRLPQFCTPVDSFSAATGILDDDDDFDESVLQEIDALIEQKTLQVQRDVNVNGSVVARVISGGEGDSTGHGLPSMPDEYLKYLQSLNDRQREAACSDIATPLMIAAGPGSGKTSTMVGRVLMLLNEGISASNILAMTFTIAAASEMRERIAKVAGKAAAKELTISTFHSFSLQLCRLHAEKLERTPEFLIYGHGQQRRAIIEAVRLSENGKSWPKHNVGMDSEESNGLTSPHHFKDASKKWLKFVTQAKASGKTPAEYSKMGNEIGAEILGNYNDILKSCNALDYHDLISCSVKLLMDFPEVLKESQDSWKAIVIDEFQDTSAMQYSLLRILASHNHITIVGDDDQSIFSFNGADISGFDSFRKDFPIYKEIRLNKNYRSTRYIVEAASCVIKNNKNRCQLKNVDTDNSSGSKIVIKECHNEDAQCAFVVDKILETTSNQSNVKCSFGNIAILYRRQVSGKVFQTAFRERKIPFNVHGVAVYRKKVVRAIIAMLRTTLPGCDDGSYRRVFKALLPFEKEEKKKVIDYIDKISTARKFSFISAAGEIFSAKVSGNLKRPQLTQGRKVLLTLEMISKLVHREQSISAVITSVANMVPQKYLLEQRAIVDVDGGKLLNEDNDMRSVLQYLLDDISDFLSTHFAAAEGEREVVEGDKGCLNLLKAFIDYISERESENFRSRRHDNETSVTLTTIHQSKGLEWDIVFIIKVNECEIPLLHEFNGSAKENGASIEEERRLLYVAMTRARTKLFILYVLTDSNWQMLQPSRFLREIPNHLREEQADIKKQDLQSKHHDISKGTTGLSADLRPNIRPSEEDVVQNDFHPSKIDEASTELTEFVEANFGTGFLKRFCVDERSIISHLFNEWAKKQAFQHPKRLLDKVGFVIDERLRVKNYKHKLLCMPM; the protein is encoded by the exons ATGTCCAAAGAAAACGGTCAAATCCACGGCGGAGGCGGACTCACGGAGGAGCAAAGAAACCGAATTTCTCGGAATTACAGAGCCGCCAAGGCTCTTCTCGACCGTAAACGCTCTCGTAACGACGCCGTTTCGCCTGATGCGCACTTCCCTCACAGCAA ATTCCGAACTCCTACTCAGCTTAATCGGCGAGCTCCTCTTGCTGAGCTAACGGTAAATACTCCATCTCCATTTTCTGTGAATCGCTGCAACTCAGCAGTTTCTGAATCCAGCACCGGTTCATATTGTGAGAGCTCAAGCTCAGTCATTACTCGGATTGAAGATTCGTTCACTACTCCGATCAGGCTACCGCAGTTTTGTACTCCAGTTGATTCTTTCTCGGCGGCGACCGGAATTCTGGACGACGACGATGATTTCGATGAGAGTGTTTTGCAGGAGATTGACGCTTTGATCGAGCAGAAAACTCTACAAGTTCAGCGTGATGTTAATGTGAATGGTTCTGTGGTGGCGCGTGTGATTAGTGGCGGTGAAGGTGATTCTACTGGCCATGGATTACCGAGCATGCCGGATGAGTACTTGAAGTATTTACAGTCTCTCAATGACCGGCAACGCGAAGCAGCTTGTAGTGACATTGCAACACCATTGATGATTGCTGCAGGACCTGGAAGTGGAAAGACCTCAACTATGGTTGGGCGTGTTCTAATGCTGCTTAATGAG GGGATTAGTGCATCCAACATTCTAGCAATGACTTTCACTATAGCAGCAGCTTCCGAGATGAGAGAGCGCATTGCAAAGGTGGCTGGGAAAGCAGCGGCAAAAGAACTTACAATCAGCACCTTTCATTCATTTTCATTGCAGCTTTGTCGATTACATGCAGAGAA ACTTGAGCGCACACCAGAGTTCTTAATATATGGACATGGACAACAGAGAAGAGCAATTATTGAAGCTGTGCGGTTATCAGAAAATGGAAAGAGTTGGCCGAAACATAATGTCGGCATGGACAGTGAAGAGTCTAATGGTTTAACTTCTCCTCATCACTTTAAGGATGCGTCAAAGAAATGGCTGAAATTTGTAACTCAG GCCAAAGCTTCTGGAAAGACTCCTGCAGAATACAGTAAAATGGGCAATGAGATAGGG GCTGAGATTCTTGGAAACTACAATGATATCTTAAAATCTTGCAATGCCTTGGACTACCATGACTTGATTAGCTGCTCTGTGAAGCTGCTCATGGATTTTCCTGAAG TGTTAAAGGAGAGCCAGGATTCATGGAAAGCCATTGTCATAGATGAGTTTCAAGACACAAGTGCTATGCAATATAGTCTTTTGCGGATTCTTGCCTCTCACAACCACATAACCATTGTTGGAGATGATGATCAA TCGATTTTCAGTTTCAATGGAGCAGACATTTCTGGATTTGATTCCTTCCGTAAGGATTTCCCCATTTACAAAGAG ATTAGACTCAATAAAAACTATCGGTCTACACGCTATATTGTGGAAGCTGCATCATGTGTCATAAAAAACAATAAGAACAGATGTCAGCTAAAGAATGTTGACACTGACAACTCTTCTGGATCCAAG ATTGTTATCAAAGAATGCCACAATGAGGATGCACAATGTGCCTTTGTTGTTGACAAGATCTTGGAGACcacatctaaccaatcaaatgTAAAGTGCTCATTCGGAAACATCGCAATCCTTTACCGGAGGCAG GTATCAGGAAAAGTCTTCCAAACAGCCTTTCGTGAAAGGAAAATACCTTTTAATGTTCATGGAGTAGCAGTTTATCGGAAGAAG GTAGTTAGAGCCATTATTGCTATGCTTAGAACAACTTTGCCTGGTTGTGATGATGGATCATATCGCCGAGTCTTCAAGGCTTTACTTCCTTTtgagaaagaggaaaagaagaag gtgattgattacattgacaAAATTTCTACCGCCAGAAAATTCAGCTTCATATCAGCTGCTGGTGAAATTTTCAGTGCAAAAGTTTCTGGGAACTTGAAGAG GCCTCAGCTTACTCAAGGACGCAAGGTGCTGTTGACATTAGAGATGATTTCAAAACTCGTTCACAGG GAACAATCAATTTCAGCTGTCATAACCTCAGTGGCGAACATGGTACCACAG AAATACCTTCTGGAGCAGCGTGCTATCGTCGATGTTGATGGTGGGAAGTTGCTAAATGAAGACAATGACATGAGATCT GTTCTTCAGTACCTACTGGATGATATATCTGATTTTCTATCCACTCATTTTGCTGCGGCAGAAGGGGAGAGAGAAGTTGTAGAAGGAGATAAAGGATGTCTTAATTTACTCAAAGCTTTCATTGACTACATATCTGAGCGGGAGAGTGAAAACTTTCGCTCCCGAAGACATGACAATGAAACTTCTGTTACCTTAACTACCATCCATCAG TCAAAAGGTTTAGAATGGGACATTGTTTTCATAATTAAG GTAAATGAATGTGAGATACCGTTGTTGCATGAATTCAATGGTAGTGCAAAAGAGAATGGGGCGTCCATTGAG GAGGAAAGACGCCTATTATATGTTGCAATGACTCGTGCTCGAACAAAACTTTTCATTCTTTATGTTTTGACGGATTCCAATTGGCAG ATGCTTCAACCTTCACGGTTTCTCAGAGAAATTCCAAATCATCTTCGAGAAGAACAG GCTGACATAAAAAAGCAAGATTTACAGTCAAAGCATCATGACATTTCAAAAGGAACTACTGGGTTGTCGGCTGATCTACGACCAAACATTCGACCCTCTGAAGAAGATGTGGTGCAGAATGATTTTCACCCTAGCAAAATTGATGAAGCTTCTACAGAGTTGACTGAATTTGTGGAGGCAAACTTTGGAACTGGTTTCTTAAAAAG ATTCTGTGTGGACGAGAGATCAATTATCTCACATTTATTTAATGAGTGGGCTAAGAAGCAAGCATTTCAACATCCTAAGAGGTTGCTTGACAAG GTGGGTTTTGTAATAGATGAACGTCTGCGAGTCAAGAACTACAAACACAAG CTTTTATGTATGCCCATGTGA
- the LOC112193216 gene encoding U6 snRNA phosphodiesterase, protein MEALIASYGDTSSDSDSESSPAPPSEQKTSQESTPVLPPPPLSLLGTPNSLGFLDYLPSAQPSRVRNFPHIEGNYALHVYIPVYIPAAPRKEMALFMRRLSSVVPGLHAVDVDVPLDVLCKDEQKLEQVGLGREFHISLGRTVPIRVHQIDSLVAMLKQKLQTQRRYWIDFSKWEVFVNDDHTRTFVSVEVITAGLAEITKQIQAVNEVYKLHNLPEFYKDPRPHISVAWALGDTRESLKKVVEDERRKSTVGGSLQKCIFTSRFSGIDCKIGNKTYKICKFSDE, encoded by the exons ATGGAGGCACTGATAGCATCTTACGGAGACACGTCGTCGGACTCAGACTCCGAGTCGTCGCCGGCGCCACCGTCGGAGCAGAAAACGTCTCAAGAATCAACTCCTGTTCTTCCTCCGCCTCCGCTCTCACTTCTCGGCACCCCCAATTCATTAG GATTTCTGGACTACTTGCCGAGCGCTCAGCCCAGCAGAGTTAGGAACTTCCCTCATATAGAAGGAAACTACGCTCTACATGTCTATATCCCAG TGTATATACCGGCGGCGCCGAGGAAGGAGATGGCATTGTTTATGAGGAGACTGTCATCTGTTGTGCCTGGTCTCCATGCTGTGGACGTTGATGTGCCGCTTGACGTTTTGTGCAAAGATGAACAAAAGCTTGAACAGGTTGGGTTAGGGAGAGAGTTTCATATAAGCCTGGGGAGGACTGTGCCGATCAGGGTGCACCAGATTGACTCATTGGTGGCAATGCTGAAGCAGAAGCTTCAGACTCAGAGGCG TTATTGGATTGATTTTAGCAAGTGGGAGGTTTTTGTTAACGATGATCATACACGCACCTTTGTATCAGTGGAAGTTATTACTGCTGGATTAGCTGAG ATAACAAAGCAGATTCAAGCTGTCAATGAGGTGTATAAGCTTCACAATCTCCCTGAGTTTTACAAG GATCCACGTCCCCATATATCAGTCGCTTGGGCATTGGGTGACACCAGGGAATCCCTAAAGAAAGTGGTTGAAGATGAAAGAAGAAAATCTACAGTTGGGGGGTCATTGCAGAAATGTATTTTTACCAGTAGATTCAGTGGCATAGACTGTAAGATAGGcaacaaaacatataaaatatGTAAATTTTCTGATGAATAA
- the LOC112193137 gene encoding protein ORANGE-GREEN, chloroplastic — protein sequence MLSLSLGRLVAVSPIINRYGSYSLHSYSSRFNQKSSFRLRSMASESDPSSFAQSVDSDSAETNPAGFCIIEGPETVQDFAKMELQEIQDNIRSRRNKIFLHMEEVRRLRIQQRIKNAELGMSSEEQENELPNFPSFIPFLPPLTSANLKQYYAICFSLIAGIILFGGLLAPTLELRLGIGGTSYEDFITSMHLPMQLSEVDPIVASFSGGAVGVISSLMVVEINNVKLQEDKRCKYCLGTGYLACARCSSTGTLVLAEAVSTIDGGEQPLSLPKTERCSNCSGSGKVMCPTCLCTGMAMASEHDPRIDPFD from the exons ATGCTCTCGCTCTCTTTGGGTCGATTGGTTGCGGTTTCACCTATAATAAATCGCTATGGATCGTATAGTTTGCATAGCTACAGCTCCAGATTTAACCAGAAATCAAGCTTCAGATTGCGATCGATGGCGTCCGAGTCTGACCCTTCTTCTTTTGCTCAATCTGTGGATTCTGATTCAGCTGAAACAAACCCTGCTGG ATTCTGTATTATAGAGGGGCCGGAAACAGTGCAAGACTTTGCCAAAATGGAACTGCAAGAGATTCAGGATAATATTCGGAGTCGTCGCAACAAAATTTTCTTGCATATGGAAGAG GTTCGCAGGCTGAGGATACAACAGAGGATTAAAAACGCAGAGCTCGGAATGTCAAGTGAAGAGCAAGAAAATGAACTTCCGAACTTTCCATCATTCATTCCATTCTTGCCTCCCTTG ACTTCAGCAAACCTTAAGCAGTATTATGCTATTTGTTTTTCTCTTATTGCGGGAATCATCCTTTTCGGTGGCCTCCTAGCACCCACT TTAGAGTTGAGGCTGGGAATAGGAGGCACATCATATGAAGACTTCATAACTAGTATGCATCTGCCTATGCAGTTGAG TGAAGTTGATCCCATAGTTGCATCCTTCTCGGGAGGAGCAGTTGGAGTGATCTCCTCACTGATGGTAGTTGAAATAAACAATGTAAAACTGCAGGAGGATAAGAGATGCAAATATTGTCTTGGAACTG GATATCTTGCTTGTGCTCGGTGTTCAAGCACAGGAACCCTCGTGCTTGCTGAAGCAGTATCAACCATTGATGGTGGAGAACAGCCTTTATCACTACCTAAAACCGAAAGATGTTCAAACTGCTCAGGATCCGGAAAG GTTATGTGCCCTACATGCCTATGCACTGGGATGGCCATGGCAAGCGAGCATGACCCTCGAATCGATCCCTTTGATTAA